From the Melanotaenia boesemani isolate fMelBoe1 chromosome 9, fMelBoe1.pri, whole genome shotgun sequence genome, the window TAGTCAaaggacacttttttttttctttttctttttttaaggggGAGTGGAACTGGGTGGTATTTCCAGTTTGTGTCTGGCAAAGACTGTTTTACCCAAAATAATTTGAGTGAATCAACAAGCTGCATCTCTCCTGCATAATTAAATGATGCAGTGGTTTACTGCACACACATGTTGTGCTGTTCTGTAATGGggaaatttagctttttatgttcattgACAAGCATGACATATTTATAGAAAGATCACTCCTGGAGTCCAGTGACATGATACATATCTTGTATTTACTCAAATCTGTTTGTGCCTTTCATCAATACTTCTCTGTTTCATAACTgtgatctgttttcttttcattgagTCTCTCATGAATTCCAATTCTCTCTCCCTCTAACTGCTCAATTACAGATTTATTGTAGCTTCACGTTCTCCATCTCGTTGCTTCCCTAATTTTCTTAATGATACCATATTCTCCTCATCTTATCACTTAATTATGCATCAGCATTTTGTTTCCGGTTGCATCCTACCTGCTTTCATATGGAAGCTCTCTTGCTGAATAAGGCCTGACTATACAGTATGTGGATTGCTCTTAAGATTTCCTTTGTGAACAGACAATTATAATTACGACTCCGCCTTTGATGTGCTTCCCAAATAAGTGGGTCAGCTAAGATGAGAGTAGGCTATTTCTCTATGGGAGAAACAATAACTTAAATCAAAGTTAAATCACACGGTTCACTAGAAAAAAACTCCCTGACAAGAAGAATTTCCCCTCATACAAGTTTCATAagtaattcattatttatttatttttcatatccAGCTGCACAGAAATGGTATGTTTAGACAAATTTGGGAGTAATGTAACTTTGAAAAGATTACAACTTAATATTAACTTGTGATTTTCCCTCATATTGCTACAAAAATACTTGACAATTGAGTGTTAATGTAGAGTGGTAAATTACAGAAGTATAAAGCGGTCacccaaataataaaaatcatgaaACGTATCATGCTATAACTTATGCTGATGTTGTTTCTATGTACAAATATTGAAGTAACATAGTTTTTATTGAGTTTATTCTCatagagcagaaaaaaaatcatttctttttgtgAAGGATTAATTGTTCTTCTCTGACTGATTGTTGACACAGGAATGTGGGACAGTAATGAGTAACATCACCTGTCTGCGcgaagtgtgtgtgttgcttttgaTAACATGTATCAGTGGTTACGCCTATGACTTAGCTGTGTTCTGAAAACTATAATTAGAATTATAGTGGCTATTTGCACCACTAGGAGAATTAAGTTGCCGATACAACACAAAGATGTAGTCATGTCTGGTTTAAGGGTGCAACATCTATGGTGAGTGGAAGGTGCCACACTGTATCCTCCAAGCTTCACCATTATATTAGTATTTCTATACTATTCTATCCAATCTTTACTTTAATCAGCCTAACATAAAGTACAACAATATGGTTccaattctctctttttttttatttctgtagtaaataataaatggcaaatttcaaataaattgCACCTAATGTACAATATTTAAACTGGTAgattcaaacaaaagaaaatacaaccaGCCTTCCAATTAcaacttttattattaaaagatGGTGCTATGCCTCATTGTTACTCTTTCTCATCTCGCAGGCATCCACCACCGCCTCTCAGCCCGCACAGGGGAGGCTTAGATGCCCACCTGCAGAGAGGCTCAGCTAAAGCCTTGATCTTGCCGTTCATGGAGTCTGAGTCTGTGCCAAAAGTTTTTTGCTTTTCAATACTCTATTCCATCATACATTCATGCCAAAGTCTCTGCTAGATATATTTACCCAAACAACGCAAATCAAGATTCATAAAGGGATATTGGAGGAATACGAGTCATGTTTATAGTTGCAGGAGTTGAATTAAATGATCAGataattgttttgattttttagcttttttagctgattttccatttccattttatgttgtgttttcttttatactCAGTTATGTTACTTTTAGAAATCAGGATAAAAAATGTCTtctgttaaaatatattatttgttaatattaacgcagtacataaaaaaaaactacttctCAAATACATTGATggatattttaatgtaaatcttGTTTTAGTGCTGGGCTCTGGAAGGCATATCCATAGATAGATCCAGGTTTATCATTTATGTTAtcagggaaaaataaaacaggcctTGTGTTGTTTACTCAAACAAACTCTTGTCTTGGGAAAGCAATCGTGGTCTCTGTGCAAAATGTTGTTGGCAGGCAGACTTGTTTGGTGGAACTGGTGGGCAATCATGCAAGACCATCTATGTTAGTCAAAATATTTGACACTCCAGGTGGCAGACCAAGTAATAGTTTAAATATAATTACTCAGTACTCCATACACATAACTGCTTTAGTTTATAGGGGGACATAATTTATTCTTCCTAAGCAGTTTATGAAGGCTCACCTCTGTCCTGCTGTGATAGCGTTTAAAAAAGATGAGCAGTTATTACTCACTTTACCTGTCAGATTGGTTTTTAAATGCATATCACACCATAATCTGTATGTAATCTTCAGTGTTCTTTATCTAGTTAGTTATGATCTTATTTTATGTTGACTTTCACTCTGCACTAAATGAACAGCCTAATATTTACTCTTTATACTGTACATAAATCCTCTATGTGTACAGGAAGAGAAAGTCTATTTGTTGGAGGCCAATATACAGTAGTTTAGCCAGCAGCATCTAAACAGGAGAGACACATTGCAAAGTGCAGcaaagataaagagaaaaacGGGGTGGGAGGAAAAACTAAATTTGCTGACAGAATCGATTTTTAGTTTAAAtggatttaaagaaaagtttCTCCACATAAGCCTGGTCCAATACGCAGgaatgaacacacacagattgCAACAGTAGACATAAGAAGATATAGATTTAATGtctttataaacatttttgtacTGTTGTTCTTTGATGATAACTTACTGAACATTTTAAttatggcaaagaaaaaaaatgaataggCATACAGTAGAACAAGAAGGAGGGGAGTGAAGAATGAGGTATTCACAAACAGATTGttctaaaaatataacataaaaataaacaaatcatcAGAAAATCAAGAACTGAAACACTCCTGACAGGAGGAGCAGAAAAACCCTGTTATCATCTTAGATGTAACTGACATTGTTTTTTCATAGTAATACAGTAAATGATTAATATCAGCACTGTAAATTGCCATCTTATCTCCATTGTTAGCAGAACAGTTCACATCGTCAATACAAACACCATATCAGTTTAAAGGAGGCACAAAAGCTCCAGAAGTACAGTAAGATGTCCCATCATAGTCTGCATTTTACTCTATCCCCCTCATCACTTCAGAAGCGATTGTCTTGGTCTTAGATCTTCACATCCGTGGACAATCGTATCAGTTAATGTAGAGGCATAATTCTGCATGATCCCAGTTTTGCCATGCCCCattcaaacagtttttttaatccatttattGATTGTAAGAGTACATCAAGGtatgcacacatttttttttctaaagtcttGTTCTTGTATCCCTTTAAGgtgaagcaagaaaaaaatgtgttcctCACATTCTCAGTGAGGATGAAGGAGGGATGTCCTCATGTCGGGGGGAGGAGTTCAACCTCACCGGGAAACTGAGGAACCCCTGTTTGACCCTTGACCTCTGAGGCTCCTGTCGACCCTGCGGCAGGGATGTTTTGTTAGGTCCATTTTGTGTCtttgaaaaatcaaaataaCAACATCTGACACAAGATATAGACAGACTTTTCAGTATTCACAGCTCGATCTCCCCAAGACACACAGCGGTTTCCAAGCGGATGAAATTAGCAAATGGCCACGTCATCTTGAAACAATTAGCAGCTTAATCTTCAGTTGCACAGGGGAGAAGCAGAATAATGAAGATGTCAGAAAGAGTTAGATGTAGAAATACTGTGTAGGTAGAAGGTAGGGTGACTAAAAAGAGCTACCAGCATGTAGGGGGTAGgttttatgatttgtttgaaGTTCTTAGAGTGTGTGTTAATGGCTGGTCTTTTTTATGGCTGCAAAATTCTGTAGTAATAGATTTTTAATCTGTGTTGTGAGTAACAAATGCCTGCACATTCCTtctttactattattattattcttttttaacgAAAAACATATTGTTGATACCAACAATTGGAAATCCATGTGGCAGAAATTTActcttttgtcttcattttaccAAACTTTTGCCATTTATGTTTCATCTGAGTGAAAAACTGAAGTTAACAAAATAAGACACCAAAACATAGCAATGAAATTATACCGGCATTGGCAGTGCAAGCTTAGCCATCACCTGTTATTGTCCCCAGTCTCTCTACAATTTTGTGCTGTGAATCTTTGTCTTGTAGATGCTTGGTGCATTGATATCTGTTTCAGTTTGAACAGTAAAGCTCCCTACacaaaacatttacacatatattcacactcacacacatacataataGACACAGGCCTTGTAGTGTAGGAGCAAGAGAAGGTCTGAGGGCTGTGCTTTTCTTCTGATTAGCATTTGCTAAACCTTCTGAAGGTCAACGGAGAATGAATTCAGTATTTGTCACTATCAAGGCCACAAAAAGGGCTTGGGCATGTAATAAAGACTTGAATAAGGGTGCCTTATTGTTGGCTTGCTGGACCCCACTAGGGGGGCGAACAGTGGTCCGGGGAGAGCACTTGTGCTTCCTCCGTGTGACTGTACCATCTGGGGAGGTATGGTCATGTTTTCCCCCCTCTGTGAAATCTGGGGAGGAATCCTCCTTGTCTGCCATGACCTCCTTTGAGTGGTGAACCTCATTGTCTCCTTTCTCCTTGCTCATTCTGTTACGAGGCTTTGTGCAGTTCCGAGGACGTCCAGGCCTCGAGGGATGCGCTATGTGGGTCTGCCCTCCAGAGCCCACTGCTACTCCACGATTTATAGATGGATTCACTGTGCCTGATAAATTGTTAGTCTGAGCTCTGGACTCAGAATTAGAAACTGTTGGTGAACAGTTGGGGAAGTCCTCCTTGTGCAGTTCCTTAAGGTCTTTCCCAGCCATGTAAACCGGCGTCTGGCAACCCACTGAAGATGTTGAACCTCTGAAACGTTTCAGCCATTCCCATAGCGACAGGGCTTTACAGTCACATGACCAGGGGTTGTCATTGAGGCGTAGGTATTCCAGGGCGGGCAGCATGTCCAGACACTGCCCAGACAGCTCTGTCAGAGAGTTGTTGAACAAGTAAAGGGTGGTGAGACGTTTCAGGTCGTGGAAGGCCAAACGTTCAACCCATTCTATCTGGTTTTGGTGCAGGAGTAAACGATCCAAGGCTCGAAGACCTCTAAAGGTGTTCTGGTTAAGACTCCACAAACGGTTCCCATGCAGGAACAGGTGGCTCAGGTTGTGAAGATCCATGAATGTGTCATCCTGCAGATACTTAAGATGATTATCCTGAGGAGATACACaaagcattttttaatgttAGACACTgattttaatcttaaaatgttctttatttatgtaaCTTTACAACATGTATGCGACAAGTCAACATCTCACACGATGTGCTGCATTTGAACAGCTGTTTTAACTGTTAAATCTACTGATCAAATGTGAAGACCTCAGATGAGAAAAGTTCTTGAACAGGCAAAACAGTTTTGGTGATGGGGTGTTGAATGATTTGGTACaatatttccttcatttttggATCGTCTGAATGATTCTCACTCAGTCAGTGTCATATATTGCTGTTTTGTCAGGGACCTTTGTTGTCTCAGAGCAAAGAGGGGCCTTTCGTTTCAGTTTTCAAGCACagttaaacaacatttttccacattattATCCAGTGCTGCAGATAAATATTGTGAAGTAGTGTGTCCTGTGTTCTTATGCTAACCATTAAGTTGTG encodes:
- the rtn4rl1b gene encoding reticulon-4 receptor-like 1b isoform X2, which encodes MFKRGCGLEFLLVLCGLEFSWSCPRHCICYTAPSTVSCQAHNFLSVPDGIPPDSERIFLQNNKIHRLLRGHFSSNTVTLWIYSNNITYIEPSTFHGFTLLEELDLGDNRHLRSLAEDTFHGLSRLNALHLYRCGLSSLPNNIFQGLRNLQYLYLQDNHLKYLQDDTFMDLHNLSHLFLHGNRLWSLNQNTFRGLRALDRLLLHQNQIEWVERLAFHDLKRLTTLYLFNNSLTELSGQCLDMLPALEYLRLNDNPWSCDCKALSLWEWLKRFRGSTSSVGCQTPVYMAGKDLKELHKEDFPNCSPTVSNSESRAQTNNLSGTVNPSINRGVAVGSGGQTHIAHPSRPGRPRNCTKPRNRMSKEKGDNEVHHSKEVMADKEDSSPDFTEGGKHDHTSPDGTVTRRKHKCSPRTTVRPPSGVQQANNKAPLFKSLLHAQALFVALIVTNTEFILR
- the rtn4rl1b gene encoding reticulon-4 receptor-like 1b isoform X1, yielding MDQLKIKMHLSVLVSGCGLEFLLVLCGLEFSWSCPRHCICYTAPSTVSCQAHNFLSVPDGIPPDSERIFLQNNKIHRLLRGHFSSNTVTLWIYSNNITYIEPSTFHGFTLLEELDLGDNRHLRSLAEDTFHGLSRLNALHLYRCGLSSLPNNIFQGLRNLQYLYLQDNHLKYLQDDTFMDLHNLSHLFLHGNRLWSLNQNTFRGLRALDRLLLHQNQIEWVERLAFHDLKRLTTLYLFNNSLTELSGQCLDMLPALEYLRLNDNPWSCDCKALSLWEWLKRFRGSTSSVGCQTPVYMAGKDLKELHKEDFPNCSPTVSNSESRAQTNNLSGTVNPSINRGVAVGSGGQTHIAHPSRPGRPRNCTKPRNRMSKEKGDNEVHHSKEVMADKEDSSPDFTEGGKHDHTSPDGTVTRRKHKCSPRTTVRPPSGVQQANNKAPLFKSLLHAQALFVALIVTNTEFILR